The Setaria viridis chromosome 9, Setaria_viridis_v4.0, whole genome shotgun sequence sequence gagttgcgCTTGATATGCCGATTTTGCATTGTATAGTCCATCTACAGACCATCGCCATTAGATGGAATACTCCTGATCATTTAGCTGAACCTCCTGCACCAAATCCACGAATTCAATTATTTCTTGAAAGGATGTCATACGCGAGAGCCCCTCGTCCAACTGAGATTTGTGAGTTCTTACTGTACTGTTCGTCCAATCTTCTTTGGTTTTTGAGACAAGACCGGGCATGCATCATCCATCAGCTATTGTCAATTTTTACCAGCCGACGTCAGCCTCTAATTTCACCACAGTTGTTTAGGCTCCGTTTTAATACTCCCtgataaagtttagcacctatcacattgtatgtttggatgctaattaggaatattaaatataggctaattacaaaattaattgcacagatggagtctaattcacgagatgaatctattaagcctaattagtccatgatttgacaatgtggtgctacagtaaccatttactaatcatgaattaattatgcttaataaatttatctcgcgaattagcacaggattctgcaattagttttataactaactcatgtttagtccttctaattagcatccgaacatccgatatgacattgCTAGAGTTTAGCACTGGTATCAAACATCCGCTTAGTATTTCTAGCCCCGTTGTCGGCTGCAGTCAATATTAATGCTAGTAAGTGATCTGATCAGCGCCCGCAGCACTGTGCACTATAGTGATGTACAGCAGCCAGCGGCGGCCAGCGGTGTGCACGCACGGGGTAATTAAAGCCCCTGAAGGTTATCAGCAGGATCAGCCCCGTTTGACTTGCTGTCCAATTGTCCACGCATGCCCGTCGCTTTCGTGCCCTTTATTATTCGGTCTTCCCGTGGCGCCCCGTGCCAGCTCGAGCTCGGCCCACGGGTGGTGCGTCCTGCAACCAGCGTTGCGGCCTTGCGGGCGGAAGGAAAAATTGATCTCATAGCATCGAAAGATCACCGGTATTACGTTTGCCGTTTCGTAAAATAGTATCGAAAGAATGCAACGTTACCTGAAAATAGTATTCTATCACGTTTGAGCAGGTACCACTAGAGCAGGTTTGCCTGTCGCCTCAGCAAGAAGGGGACGGAGAGCAGGCTTGCTTGTCGCCTCAACGAGAAGGGGGTGGCGTTTGCTCCGAACGTAACAGAATGCTATTTTCAGGTAACGTTGCATTCTTTCGACGTTATTTTACGAAGTCGAACTTTTGACGGTATTTCCGAATATAAGGATCTTTCAATGCTACGAGACCAATTTTGCTTGCGGCAACTGGGCGGCGGGCGCTGCCATGCCAACAGGTGCGGAGGTGGGTTTGATTTCCgtgggcgcgcgcgggcgcgaggCCGAGGCCATGCGTCATCTCCGTTCGTGCGCGTGGGGCTCCTGCTCTGGTCTCTGGTCGCCGGCCGAATGGTTTGCCACCAATGACGAGGCCTCCACCTCAATATCACCGGCCTGCTTTATTCGACGCTAGCTCATCGAGGACCACCGGCAGCGGCATGGTCCTCCTCATCCACTTCTGTTCTGGCACGCCTCGATAGGTCTCTCTTGGCTTTATGCGAACTTGGAGGCAAAGATATCGTCAACGACGGGGCCGTACCGGAGATTTTGAGGCCCGGAGCAAACCAAGAAATGGGGCCCTACATAGTGACTAGTGAAATACAAATAATCGAGATATATTTGGATTCCAATATATGAGTAACAAGTACATGCTTTTTTCATACAAATAACAGCAATATGAAATTAGGTACTCATGTTATAGGATTATTAAAGGGCGAATAGTACATACCAATATCTTCTTAACCTCTAGTAAAAAGCATCATTCGTCTGATGTTCTTtgaaatgaaatcttcaatTATATCTTCATATTTAATCTTCTCCAAAACATCAGTTTCAAGTGCAATTGTTGCCAGCCCATTGAGTCTTTCTTGTGTCATTGTACTACGCATGTAGGACTTTAATAACTTCAGTTTTGAAAAGCTCCGCTCCGCAGATGCAACTGTTACAGGAATAGTCAACAAAATTCTATATGCAATAAGGGCATTTGGAAAATAGCCCATCCGTTTCACAAACTTCATAATATCAAGAGGGCCCATATCTTCCTTAGGGATGAAATCTTGGAGGAACTTTAACTCCACAAGTAATTCTTTGCCATCAATATCAGAATGTTCACCACTCTTAAGTGCTTCCTCAAGATGAGCACAAGAAGATAACAAACTCTTATCATCTAAGGAGCACAATTTATGTGAAGTGAACAAAAAATCAAAAGTCTTTTCATACCCCCGGTATTGCTCAAACCTCCTAGTTAGTGAAGCAATTGCTTGATCAACAACAGGCAAAAAATACTTGAGCCTAAATGATTCCTCTTCAGACTGTGAAGCAATAGATGCATCATCAGGTGTCTCATCAGATtgccttttccttttgattttacGCTTGGTACGAAATGCTGGCTCAATATCCATCTCGTGTGCTATTTCTTGGTACAACAAATCTCTCAAGTGCACCCTTCTGAGCCTGAGCAGCAAGAGctaatctttttttcttcttacgcTTTTCACAACCGGAATCATATTTTCTAACTCTAGAAGACATCGTAAATAAATAGACCTCCCTGTTTCATGAATCACAAACAAAATAGAACAAATTAAACGGATGTGCGCTTGTGCGACAATCATTAATGTAATGAGTCCTGTTCAGAATTCTCACAATCTCACTGACCTACTTTCACCGTCAATGATCAGTGATCACTTGAATACTTGATCAGATGTCCAACGAACTGCAAATTCGTAGCTGTTAAAAAAAGTAAGGAAAGACTTGAATACTTTAATACTCTCACAATCTCACTTGAATACTTGAATAATTGATCAGCTGACGAGTGACGACAAAGACCAAGACACGCGGATTAAAAAAAGTGAGGAAAGGGAAGAGATGACAGATCACAGATGCATGCACACACCTCATACGGAGACCCGGCGTACCACTGTACGTCTGTACCAGTGTACCACAAGCAGGCTACCAGGACGCCCGCCGTCGGAGTCGGCCGCCACTGACGACCAAACCTGCGCcacgccgggcgccggcgcggatCACACGAACGGCGGCTTCAGTGGGAGCTGCAACGGGAAGGTTCGCACGATACACGTCCACGTCGTTTCAGTACCCCGCGATGACCCCTGGAATTCACGGTACACATCCCGACGGCCGCCTGTTCCACTTCTATGGATAGTAGATGGGTCGAGTTAAAGTCCAATAGTTGGGGGCCCTAATTTTTGGGGGGCCAGCTCGGTCGCTCCAGTTGCGCTGCCTAATGAACGGGCCTGGTCAACGATATCCATTCAGGCGCGTACCACTATGCTGTTCTTTTGGAGTTCTTCGTAGTCTACAAGTCCAGCTTCAATAATGGTCATTTTCGTGatattaatataaaaaatatggaGATAAGGAGATTATGGAAGTAAGATGTAGGTGCGCGTCTATATTATCATCGTCTACATGCATTACAAGCTTTGATTATTATTTTGATGTTTTTCATCGGTAAGTAGTCTTCATGTgatgtaaaaaaaaatggtcCGCTCGGATTCACATATGGAAGTTCTCTCACATGGTCATGATATAATTTGATTGTTAGCAACAATGTGCTGTTGGAGGAACGAACTATATTGGTCAGAATATAGTCAGCTGACCAATTGACCATACATAGTCACATGGTACCTTCCATTTCAGAATGTAGTCAGGCTGACCAATTGACCATACATAGTCACATGGTGCCTTCCATTTTGAAACGGATTTACTGACTTCCACGATTGCCCAAGCAAAAGCTGGACAAGAAGCGAATGGCGGCTCTTACTGATTCTAAGGGTTGTTTGGTTGCCGGCCTCAAGTAGCCAAGCCACACGCGTCTCCACTATAGGTGTGGTGTCAAATACAACTGCAAAAGGTTGTGGTAGGCTAACAGCTAAAAGTGAGTGAACAACTAACTAGGGGTTTGGCTACAAAATTCATGGCATGGTGGATTGTGGTTGGTAACTAAGCAACCCGTAAAGCTCCGTTTCTTTTCACTGAGCGATCGTACCTGTGCTTCCATGTGCCTCCAATGCATTAATAAGTACACATAGATATCGTATAGTTGGTACATATAAGAGGTAAAGGTAGATCCAACCTGGGGGAGGGGGTTCAAGCCCCCTGAGTTCTttgaagagaagagagaaaagggagtgagggagggagggatggagaggaagagggatCGAAAGAATATGATGGGataaagaagaggaagaagatgagtcCACTAGATTTCAAGGTCAAACTTAGAAAGTGTATATCTACCGTGTCAGCTGAGGTAACTGGTGTTTATGTGTCTATAAAAATGCCATGTGTTCTTTAAAAAAGGACTAGCTTGACTCTTTGATAGTGGTAGCTGTGATGAGGACCAAACCTAGCAAAGCTAGCTCGAATAATGCGTTGCTGTCACCACAGTCGAGGACAGCTTAGTGGACACTAGTATGTGTTGTCCTTGCTCAACGCCCACTCGCACACAGAGTCGATCACATCTCGCTAAAAAAAGCATTTGAATCTCTGCTGGTGCGTGTGCTTACTGCGTAAGGCAGCATCCAGTAGTAGTGGGGGACTGGGGGTCCATGCATGTGCGATGAAGAAAATATATAGACCATCACGAGTAGAGAAGGAGAAGTCCACACCACTCAAAGCCATATCTCGCCAAATACCCGACCCAAGATTCGAATTCGTCACGAGGGGCCACCGGCTTCACTTTCCTTGGTGGGAACTTAGGTAGACGCGACTCCTCGATTTCCACAGCAGACTGGCCAATTAACATGTAAGCTACCACGGAGTACCTCGTACATGTAAGAGACTGAGAGCAGGACAGCAGGGGGTGACACAACCCATCACACCATCTCGTTCCGTCCCCTGTTGTCACACAATTCTTCTACTTCACCCAGCAGCGGTGAACTTTAGCTGAACCCGCACGGAGGTTCTCGTTCTCGATCTCTGCTAGCTGCCTCAACTCTGAGGCCTTCGGAAAGTTGACGGGTGCAGTAATAATGATCATCTGTTCCGGTTCCAAGCAACACAACATACAAAGCCAAAAGGAATTGCCTGCCCCGCgttaatttaatttatttccTTGGAGcaagcgtgcgtgcgtgcgagcACTCCTGCCCGTTGCCTGCATGCTTCTCTTCCACCCTCGAACGCGCAGAAAGGCCACCAGCCATGGTTCCTTCTGCCTTGCCTATGCTTAATTGATACTTCCTCCGTACTcgcaaaggaagtcgttttggacagcaacacggtctccaaagtattactttgactccttatttttataaaaatatttatcaaaaagtgttatatgtatatttttatgaaagtatttttcaagacaaatctatttatatggctttcacatttccaaactcaacaacttaaaagttattcatgatttatattcccaatgtttgacccaaaccttatccaaaacgacttcctttgcgAGTATAGAGGAAGTACTACATAAGATGGTATACATATGTATCAAGAACTGCTTTGTCCATCATCGTGGTTATTAGGAGGAGGATAAAAAAAGGTCAATATCTCGACGCTGCAAGCACCGTACCGTGCATAAAACAAGCACACATTTGAACCAGTTTGTTAGCAGTATTAGTAGGACCATTTGGAACAATCTTGTTGGCTTATGCTTGTGTTGGCCGGTCGTCACCCTAGGAACCAGTGATCACACCGGCTAATAACCATGTCCGTCGCCTCGCGCATCCAtgtgtcctcctcctccatccgtGTGAGAAATACTAACCCTGTCCTGCCTGTCCTTGGGGCTACACTATAATATAATTTGACATATATCATTGGCGAATTATCAGCTAGCTGGATGCCTTGCGTTACTCAACAAATTCGAGGGATcttgttgccgccgccgcgagcgagACAGGTGGGACAACGTGACGCCTGTGGTTGTGCTTGGATGGAATcgcgcttttttttttctttataaatCCAAAGGCATCTGTCCCAGAGGAACAATACCACAAGCTGTCCGCCTCCCCCCAGCTGGAGACGAAGCTGCTGCAGATGCATCAATCATATTCTTATCAAACAATCCTCTCGGCCGCATTAGCTGTGGATTAGAAGAACTCGAGGGTTTAGTTAACAATTGAGTTTAGTCCCAGGAGCTtataattttctaaaaaaaaagtcCTAGGAGTTTATTAGGCGCAAATCACTTTCCCCAGGAATTTCGGTAGCCGTTAAGAGTAAGTCCTAGGTGCCTCGGCGTGGGGCGCCTCTGCCCCCACGTCTCCGGCGAGCCGCGAGCCCCCGGGGCCCACGCGCTCACGGCATCTCGTGTCGTGGCCGCGGAGCACGAAGGCCGGGCCGGCGGAGGCACCAAGCCCAGGAGCACGTCCGTCCCGTCGTCAAACGACGCGGCAAAAGCAACGCGAAGCACACGGCCGCGGGGCACGCGACGCGCTTATTTCCGAACGCTTGCTTGACTGCCGTGCCACTACACTTGCATCGGCACGGCCGCACGCGCTCCGAACGTACCTCTCAATGCACTGCCACCACAAGTCGCAAaaggttgatttttttttctttctagaaAGAGCCATAATAGGTGTTCGGTTTATGTTCTCAGGTAGCCAAATACCCACGTGAACCTCACTTCCTTTGCAGTCTGCCGCCTGAAAGTTACGTATGACTAaaagtccctgtcacatcgaatataattaggagtattaaatataaattaattataaaattaattgtataaatgaagactaattcgcaagacgaatctattaaatctaattagctcatgatttgaccatgtggtgctacagtaaatatgtgctaatcatgaattaattacgcttaatagatttgtctcgcaaattagccacaACTTATGCaaatagttttataattagttcatgtttagtccttctaattggtatcaaacatccgatgtgacctaaattaaaaattagttcacggagccaaacacccctagaTTCCTCCGTGCCTGATAACTAGCTGAATTTATCTGCCATTTGGCGTCTGCTTGACTCGTCTCAAATACCGTGAGAAAAAGTTATTTGGAAAGTGAAATATAGTTAGGTAATTGGAAAACCATAATTTTCTGGCACTTTTCGCAATTACCCCATGCGCGGAACTAGTCTATGAGACTGAAAAAAATTTATACACTATCATCTAGTACTATCGTGTTACAAAATATTATGgagaaacaaacaaaaaaaatacaataatgAGCTCCGAGAGTGAAACGATTTGCTCTAGTAGCTCGGACTGGCACTGACCATAAACTGAGGAATTTTCTCTTATCAAGACAACTGAAAAAGCTTTTCTTTATCccaaaaaaactgaaaaaactTTTCAGGAATaaaatttacttttttttaaaccAAACTAAACCACAAGAAtgaaacgaaatgacagcgcaCAAAGCCTGCGGTGGGCCCCTCCGCGAAATCTAATGACATTAGGACAAGGTGTTAAGGGAATAAAAAAAACGGGGACAAAAAACAGGGAGAAAACCCAAAcggagacgacgacgaagaaCACTCCCCTAGTCTCCTACTGCTCTCCTCCCCCAACCTAACGTTCACCTCCCTATTTATTTCCGAGCTccgcttctctctcctcccgtgCATCCGCGCCGCGCCCCGACCCCAAGCCCATGTCCTCTACCTGAGCGCCTCACAAATCCAATCCCACTTCTCTGTCTGAgtccgacctcgccgccgtctcgtCGCTCCTCCCGGCTTCCCCCGCCGATTCGGTTCCGGAACCGCGTTTTTCTCGGCTGCTTGTTGCTTTATAATTACTGGTAGGTCGTCGATTTTTGCCCGCTGATGGTGGCGAGGATGAtgcggtggccgcggccgccggcggcgcgcaaGTTCCGGGTGCGGCTGGTggtgcggcgggcggaggggttGCCGCTgcctgcgcctgcgcccgcgCCTGCGGTGGAGCCGGCCTCGCcggagcgggaggcggcgggcgccgcgccgccgagggcCGTCGCGGCGGAGGTGAGGTGGAAGGGGCCCAGGGCGTCGGCGCTGGGCTCGCTGCGGCGCGCCGCGGTCAGGCGCAACCGcacgcgggaggcggcggaggcggcgtgggaGGAGGAGTTCGAGAGCGTCGTCACGCTCGCGGCCGCGTCGCAGCGGGAGGGCGCCGCGTTCCAGCCCTGGGAGCTCGCCTTCTGCGTCTTCAGCGTGAGCACCTTCTCCTGTTTAGTAGAGTTGGGTTCTATACTTCTATTACATCTGCTTGTATTGTTCATACTCCTCGTAAGGACGCAGCAAACTACTGTATATCATCATATGGTTCCGATGTGGGTCTGATTGCATCATTGGTCGCTTGTTTGACTTTGTTCAGCAGGGAATTTCTGTTTTCGAAATCTGGTTGTTCTATTTGTTCCCCTCTTATGGTCTGTTCGGAAATGGAGAATTGCTCAGTAGGGTTTTGGGCTTTAGAGCAAGTACGTTGGTATtgtctaataggcggtctcatgcattgacacgtaatcttgagacaaTTTAATAAACAACCTTgtctttttaagttgtctcgtagtaaTTCTATTTCCTTAATTTGTACACATAAAAATAGAAATACTATAAGTTACATAGCAaccacaactcgtacaatggtggaGTAGTCAGTCTCATACTCCTAAAATTATGCTTATGAGGCGgttgtttcacgaaacaacGACCTCGTTCTCTCTCCTTGTCCTCTCTCATCCACATCAGCAacaatcctacgtggcactgcatgagacgacctatgagactgcTGAGGtatagcaatgtacttgctcttaGCTTGATTTGGAGCCTATCCTCCATGTTCAGAAACAGGCCCTTGTTTCTAGAAAATTCTGCTG is a genomic window containing:
- the LOC117835241 gene encoding uncharacterized protein, yielding MDIEPAFRTKRKIKRKRQSDETPDDASIASQSEEESFRLKYFLPVVDQAIASLTRRFEQYRGYEKTFDFLFTSHKLCSLDDKSLLSSCAHLEEALKSGEHSDIDGKELLVELKFLQDFIPKEDMGPLDIMKFVKRMGYFPNALIAYRILLTIPVTVASAERSFSKLKLLKSYMRSTMTQERLNGLATIALETDVLEKIKYEDIIEDFISKNIRRMMLFTRG